From the genome of Terriglobales bacterium:
CTCTTGGTGATTATGTTAACGATGCCGCCTACTGCGCGGCCGAATTCCGTGCTGTAATCGCTGTTGATCACACGGAATTCGCGAACTGCTTCTTGCGAAGGCGTGTATTTCTGCACTCCTGACGCCGTGGAGATATTGTCCGCCCCATCAATGGCGACAAAGTTGTAGTGAATGTTCTGACCCGCGAAGGAAAGCTTGGTGACCGGCTCAATGATGACGTCAGTGCTGCCCGAGGTCGTGTCCCCTATAGTGACGCCCGGTGCGAGCAAAGCAAAATCGATGAATTGACGGCCGTTGACGGGAAGGTTCTCGATCTTCTGCTCATCAATGACCGAACTGATCATGGTTCGCGTGGGCTCAGCAGCAACCCCCACGTCCTCTACCTTGACTTCTTCCGTCACCTTGCCAATAGCCAGGTTGAAGTCCAGGGCTGCAGTCTGCCCGATATCAAGGCTCACTTTCTTTCCCAGAGATTGAAAGCCAGACTTGCCTGCAGTTACCACGTAATCGCCCACTGGCAGCAACCCTATCTGATAGTCGCCGGTTGGGCTGGTAGTTGCACTGCGCGAGATCCTGGTTGCGGTGTTGACGGCGGTGACGTTGGCATCGGGAACGACCGCGCCGGTGCTGTCAAATACTCGACCTTGCACCGTCACCGTGACTTGGGATTGAAGCGGAGGAGCAAACAGGGCTGCGAAGGCCAGGAAGAGAGCAAAGCCGGCCGCAAGGCTACGTTTCATTTTTCACCTCAGCACAACTTACGATCGCGACAGCGTGGAGGAGAGCGATAGATTCGCTGCTTGGTGGTACTGGAAAAGACGTAGTGCTGTCAAGCACATTCGCATAGTCGGTCTAAGTTGCAGTGACGATTTGTTCTGGCGCTGAAAAGCTGCGGTCCTCTGCGCCAAACAATTGTTATTTTCGCCTTGCTGCTGGTTGTGCGCTCCCGCTGCCTTCTTCAATGGTGATGTAACGATCAATCGGCAGAGCCGTGAATCGCTCGACCAGTCCGCTGGGCTGCGGCCACTTGACCTCCACCCAATCGAGTTTCGGACGCTGGCCGATACCCAGCACCATACGCGGATCATGAGAAGCCAGGTAGCTCCCACCACCAGCCTTGAATTGATGGCGCTTTAGATCTCCTGCCTGCCAGGTCACGAGCGCTCCTACAGCGTCGCGGTTTGCCTTTTTTCCTACCAGACGAATTCCCAGCCAGTGGCTCCCTTTGGCGGCGACATTACGTAGAAGCAAGGGGGCGCCGTCGTTAACAGCAACCAACACGTCCACCGCGCCGTCGTTGTCGAAGTCTCCAATGGCCATACCACGTGCCGCGAAGCGCTCGTTGAAAATCGGGCCTGCCTGCGCACTTACATTCTTGAACGTTCGCCTGGACCCGGCACCGCTGTTCCAGTAGAGCAGCATCGGCTCAGAATACTTGACGGTATTGTCGCGAGTTTCAACTTTGTCGTCAGGGTGGCCATTCGCCAGAAAAAGGTCCGGGTTCCCGTCGTTGTCGAAGTCGAAAAACTTCAACCCCCACCCGCTCATCAGCAATGTCGTTTTGCCAATATCATTCCCGATGGATTCGTCGTCGAAAGTCTGGTCATGGTTGTTGTGGTAGAGGGAGTACATCTCCCGATCAACGTTGGAGACGAAAAGATCCGGCCAACCATCGCCATCGTAGTCAGCCGCGTCAACCCCCATTCCGGAACGCGGATTGCCCTCGGCGCTGTAAGCGACGCCGGCTTCAACTCCGATTTCCGTGAATTTTCCATTTCCCTGGTTTGCGAAAAGAAAATTCTGTACCGTATCGTTGGCGACGAAAAGGTCAAGAAATCCGTCGTTGTTAATGTCCGAAGCGACTACTCCCCACGCTTTTCCCAAGGACTGGGCTATCCCAGATTCGCGGCTCACGTCGGTAAACGTCCCGTCTCCATTGTTGTGAAACAGCCAGCTGGGCATAGGATCGTAAACTCGGGGAACGCAGTAGTAGCGTTCTTTGGTTGCCGTGTTGCCGCAGAACTTGTTCTTCGATTTATCGAAATCCACGAATCGGCAGACGAAGAGATCAAGTTTTCCATCATTGTCATAATCGAACCAAACGGCGCTGGACGCCCACCCGGGCGCGCTTACCCCGGCTTTCTCAGTCACATCTGTGAAGGTTCCGTTCCCGTTATTGTGGTAAAGAATGCTGCGGCCGTACTGGGTTACATACAGATCCGGAAATCCATCGCCATCGTAATCGCCAACTGCAACGCCCATCCCATAGCCGCCGCCGGCAACACCCGCCTTCTCCGTAACCTCCGTAAACGAGCCGTCGCGATTATTTCGATAGAGGGCATTACGAAGTGGCGGCTGGGGATCGTAAAAATCACATTTCCCACTATTCACCAGATAGATGTCCATCCAGCCGTCATTGTCGTAATCAATAAAGGCGCAGCCTGCCCCCGTGGTTTCTGGAAGATAGTATTGAGGAGACCTGCCATTCACGTGTCGCCACGTGATTCCACTGGCCGCCGGCGGGACTACGACAAAATAAGGTCCCGGCCCCGGTTGCGTCCCGGGCGCAACCGCGAACCGGTTTGCGCCAAAGCCGCCGGAAAATAGGTCCCTGCCAGCCAAACATGCCAGCCCGAATGTTTTAAGAAAATGACGTCTGGGGAAGAAAAGGGAGTCGGCCTGATCTCTGCGCAAACCCAGTACCTCAAGACTTGGGAGTTTGCTTGATTTTCGCACATTTGGCGACCGCGCATGGCGGGCAACGTCCCGGGGACGGGATGCCGAATACTGCTGAACCGCTAGCGCGTGGCTGCCAATAGAATGGGCGATGCCATCATGAGCGCGGCTGATCCCACGGGAATCAGCACTCCACGTGAAACGCCGCGACGGTCAGCGACGAATCCCACAGCGGGCGGAATCACAATCGCTCCCAGCCAGCCCCCAGTCGTGACCAGGCTAATAGCCGTTCCAACCATCGAAGGGAAGTACCTTCCCGCCAGCCCCAAGGCTGTGGGAAAGATAGGCGCCATAAACCAGCCCGCCGCCAACGCAGAGGCCACAATCAACACTCGCTTGCGAGCGCGGAACATTGCTGCCAGGAAGACAACCGAGCCGGCCGCGCTTATCAGTAATAACCGCTCCGGCCCGAAGACCCCAAGTGTCCACTGCGTCGCCCATCGTCCAGCGATCATGGCCAGGGCGAAAGCGGAAATTATTCTTGACGCTGATTTTTGGTCGTAGCCGCGGTCCGTCGTTAGCAAAGTAACCGTCCAACTCCAGACTGAAAATTCAGTACCCACATACATGAAAATTAAGAAAACAAGCAACAGCAATCGTGGCTCGGTGACCAGGCCGCCGGCACGAGCCAGAGGGAAGCTTTGTGCCGCGATCGCAGGGAACGAAAGACCCAAATGCAGCAACAGGACCGCGCCGGCCAAAACACCTGAAGCTTTAAGCACTCCCGAGAATCCGTAGCGCTTGAGGACGGGTATCACAATAAAGGGAGCTACGAAAGCGCCAACTCCGAAGAAGAGGTTCAATAGGTTGGCAGCAACCTCGCGCTGGCTGGTGTTGACCAGCGACATGGTGGTGTTCTCGCCCGCGACCACCATCGCTCCTCCCAGCCCCAAAACGAATGCCAAGGCATACAGCAGCCTGGAGGAATTAATCATCCCCAGTCCCCAAAATGCGATCGCGACCAACAGGAGGCCGAGGCATACCACTAATTTTGTGCCCAGGAAATCCATGGTTAAGCCAGACGGTACTGAGGCAACGATCAGGCCAATGGAAACTGCCATGAAGAAACTGCCTGCCTGGGTTTTGTCCAGCTTGAGCTTCTCCATCAGGTTCGGCAGCACAATCCCCAGCATGGCGTTGAGGTAGCCGTATATAAAAATTCCCAACCACGCTGCCACGATTAGTGAGTGAGAGCCGCTCATCTACCTTCCTCCACGGCACAGAAACGCTGCGTTAAATTTCTCGTCAATGCTAAGTCGCGATTAAGAGCGCTTGCCGCTACGCCAAGCGCCACCGCTCCACTGCTTCTTGATGTATTCGGAGGCCCAAAACGCCAGCGCCTGAATGGTCAGCGAAGGATTAAATCCGGCGTCGGTCACGAGGACGCTGCCATCAGTTACAAAGAGGTTGTCCACGTCATGGCTCTGGCAGTAGCGGCTGACGACCGAAGTCTTAGCGTCGTTGCCCATACGGCAAGTGCCGTTCTGGTGGTCGCCCACGCCACCTTTCCCGTTTCTGCCACGCCAGGTCTTTATTGCGCCTGCTTCTTTCAGCAGCAGTTCCTCTTTGTCCATGACGAAGTCAGCAATGTCATAGTCAACCTTCATCAATGAATGCGTGATACGAGCGACCGGCATTCCCCATGCGTCGCGCACCTTCGGGTCGAGGTCCACGTAGTTTTTTTCCTGCGGCATCGCCTGGCAGTTGCTGCCCAGGTGAATGTAACGACGAAAATACTTTCGCTGAAATTCTTTGTGAGCTTTGCCCCACATAGGTTCGCCAGGCGGCCGATTATCGGCGAATTCAATAGGGAGGGTGCAGTAGTAGTTGTAGATGTAGCCGCCACCGGGAATCCCGGGTGCGTGCGAGTGGTTCCAATCATTGAACGCAATGGACGGGCCGGGGCCGCGGCCATGAGGAATTTCTCGTTCAAAAAGACCAAAGGCGTCAGCGCCGGTGTGATCGTTGAGATTGCGCCCCACTTGTCCCGAAGAATTTCCCAACCCGCTAGAATGAAACTTGCTACCGGAGTTAAGAAGCAGCCTCGCGGACTCAGTCGCCGAGCAAGCTACTATAACTAGGTCGGCATTCTGTTGATGCCCTTTTTTCTGGGCGTCAAAATACTCAACCCCATTCGGCCGCCCCTTGGCGTCGGTTGTGATTCGAGTTACGAAACTGTTGGCGCGTAGTTCACATTTCCCCGTCTTAATCGCCCGCGGCAGCATGGTGATCTGGGTTCCTGATTTCGCGCCCACTTCGCACGCATGAGCCAGACACCACGGGCATTGCACGCACGCGCTTCGACCGTGGTA
Proteins encoded in this window:
- a CDS encoding MFS transporter, translating into MSGSHSLIVAAWLGIFIYGYLNAMLGIVLPNLMEKLKLDKTQAGSFFMAVSIGLIVASVPSGLTMDFLGTKLVVCLGLLLVAIAFWGLGMINSSRLLYALAFVLGLGGAMVVAGENTTMSLVNTSQREVAANLLNLFFGVGAFVAPFIVIPVLKRYGFSGVLKASGVLAGAVLLLHLGLSFPAIAAQSFPLARAGGLVTEPRLLLLVFLIFMYVGTEFSVWSWTVTLLTTDRGYDQKSASRIISAFALAMIAGRWATQWTLGVFGPERLLLISAAGSVVFLAAMFRARKRVLIVASALAAGWFMAPIFPTALGLAGRYFPSMVGTAISLVTTGGWLGAIVIPPAVGFVADRRGVSRGVLIPVGSAALMMASPILLAATR
- a CDS encoding CRTAC1 family protein, giving the protein MRRDQADSLFFPRRHFLKTFGLACLAGRDLFSGGFGANRFAVAPGTQPGPGPYFVVVPPAASGITWRHVNGRSPQYYLPETTGAGCAFIDYDNDGWMDIYLVNSGKCDFYDPQPPLRNALYRNNRDGSFTEVTEKAGVAGGGYGMGVAVGDYDGDGFPDLYVTQYGRSILYHNNGNGTFTDVTEKAGVSAPGWASSAVWFDYDNDGKLDLFVCRFVDFDKSKNKFCGNTATKERYYCVPRVYDPMPSWLFHNNGDGTFTDVSRESGIAQSLGKAWGVVASDINNDGFLDLFVANDTVQNFLFANQGNGKFTEIGVEAGVAYSAEGNPRSGMGVDAADYDGDGWPDLFVSNVDREMYSLYHNNHDQTFDDESIGNDIGKTTLLMSGWGLKFFDFDNDGNPDLFLANGHPDDKVETRDNTVKYSEPMLLYWNSGAGSRRTFKNVSAQAGPIFNERFAARGMAIGDFDNDGAVDVLVAVNDGAPLLLRNVAAKGSHWLGIRLVGKKANRDAVGALVTWQAGDLKRHQFKAGGGSYLASHDPRMVLGIGQRPKLDWVEVKWPQPSGLVERFTALPIDRYITIEEGSGSAQPAARRK
- a CDS encoding GMC family oxidoreductase gives rise to the protein MPNSKVDVVVVGSGAGGGIVAKELAEAGLSVVVFERGKKYSLADFNHDELNSQYSVPPAYGPSVHPNPRTFRFTDREPAQIVYPGVDEHYGKTAAAVGGGTLAYGAAAWRFKREDFRMKSTYGAIPGTTLEDWPISYDDLEPYYEKAEYELGVSGLAGADPFAEPRKKPYPVGPLPINPQGEILRDAGKRIGWHPFPPPFAILTEAYHGRSACVQCPWCLAHACEVGAKSGTQITMLPRAIKTGKCELRANSFVTRITTDAKGRPNGVEYFDAQKKGHQQNADLVIVACSATESARLLLNSGSKFHSSGLGNSSGQVGRNLNDHTGADAFGLFEREIPHGRGPGPSIAFNDWNHSHAPGIPGGGYIYNYYCTLPIEFADNRPPGEPMWGKAHKEFQRKYFRRYIHLGSNCQAMPQEKNYVDLDPKVRDAWGMPVARITHSLMKVDYDIADFVMDKEELLLKEAGAIKTWRGRNGKGGVGDHQNGTCRMGNDAKTSVVSRYCQSHDVDNLFVTDGSVLVTDAGFNPSLTIQALAFWASEYIKKQWSGGAWRSGKRS